Below is a window of Entelurus aequoreus isolate RoL-2023_Sb linkage group LG07, RoL_Eaeq_v1.1, whole genome shotgun sequence DNA.
TTTTCAGATTACAGAGCGGAGACAGGATAACACATCTATGGTCAAAGCGACTTTGCACTACCAAGCAGATGGAGCTCAAACTGTGCAAAACAATGCATGAACGTCACTTTAGTTTGCAGCACTATTTGTACACTATCCCTTTAATGTACCCAAGCAAAGCTGATGTGTGTGTTGCTCAATCTGGGGCACACCCTGCGACTTTGGTGTGCCCCCTTAAGGGATATTTACAGATAGCGAAATATTCATTAATTCATTCAAGAGAGCCTCTTGACACAGAAAAGACTGGGGGTTCAGTCAGATCAATTAAAACTGCTGAGGAGAGGCTGCTCTGTATTGTGAACcccaagtaaaaacaaaacattaaatgaaCAACATAAAGTTTGATTAGTAACTAAAATTCCtgtatgttgtgttgttgtgtgcaaAAAGGACTGTGCACACATTTTCAGATATTACCCATGGATCGCAGAATTTAAAGACAAAATGGCATCAACTTTCCctatgaaaaatgtatttttaaaattaaacctTATTGCATGTGGCTTTTCTATTTATTCACTAGTAATCTTCACAACAAAGACATCAACATTGTGTAAGGGAAAATTACAgctttatactgtatatttttttatgattttggcAGGAACCAAACATTATTGGTTCTACACTGGCCACATGATGTCTATTATATTCACTTTATTCTCTTCAAACAcaaataatcaattaaaaaaaactaatatttccAAATAATTTTGCAGTTTATTAATTGTCCCCTAATACGCTGCATCTCCAGGCAAACCCTCTTCCTCTATTTCTTGTAGTTTCCAAACTGAATAGCATTCCGGTTGCTGGCACAGCGGAATGTTGCAGGCTGCACCTCCCAGTAGTTGACAGGGTTGCCGAAGAGGCTGATGCCATTGTAGAAAGCCCTCTTTGTTCCTAATGCCTTAGGGCAGAAGTCATCCATCTTCACTTTGCCAATGTTGTTGGAATGGAGGTACACAACCTTGCAAAACAAACAGCCAAACATTAATGGCACATTGTTATTATTGTCCTGCTAAAATGGACAAGCGTGGTTGTACTGTGGACTCACTTGTAAGTATTTCATGTCTGGGAGGCCCTTGGGAACATTGGAGAGACGGTTGTTGTCCAGGTGCAGTTCTCTAAGCCTTGACACATAGGCAAGACTTCCGCTTTCGATGTTACGGATGTGGTTAAAACTAAGACCCAACCTGGAACAAAATGAGACAGGAGTATGAAATGACCAATTGCTTCACTGTTGAAGAGTCCTGTTAAAATGATAAgagttgtttatatttacattgcgGAATAAAATACATGAAATGCCTCTAGCAGGTGGTTACCTGAACAGGTTCTTATAGCGTTTCAGGTCCTCCAGTTCCACTGCCTGGATCTCATTGTGGTCAAGATGAAGCTCATGGAGACTCTCCGGGAGATCTGAAAAACAAGCATCATCACTAAAAGACTACACAGCAATGGACTCTTTGAAGTTGATGCTGGGAGAACATAAGAAAGATAACTAAAGGAAGAACATCTCAAAAATATCAGTCAAGAATAATGAGCTTATTCTAGTTTAGATGTGTATGTTATAGATCGTCTGATTCAATACTAGGTGATTGGTATCGAATGGTACCTGATCTAAAAGCACAGACTATCACCTAAATGTtcaaattaatgtttattttccgtAAACCGAGACATTTTCTAACACAGTTGCTAGAGCGTAAGTCAATTCGTCCAGCTTAGCGCCTTTGTCATGGCAGCTCTTACTTTACTAAATTCTAACATTTTTAACAAGAGTGGCGAAAGAGAGAATGCAGAGAGTACCCGTTATTATTAGGAGGAGGGCAGGTAGTGGGTCCATTGTACATTTTCAATTGGATATGCTATTATTTAAGTTATAGTTATTTAAGTTATTGTCAACTATTCTTGCTATGTTATTGACATAAAGGCTATGTTGAGTCTAAATGACAATCCCTTTTCATTTGTATTACAGAAATACTTTaatgtaatcttttttttttcaattcattaaattttattttgaatTTAGCAATCACATAGGCTATTAAAAGCTATGTGTTTTTAAAGTTCAAATTAAAAGCAGCAGCAGGAAAGCTTAACTTGGGTCATGTTAAAGTCCTTCCTTTATGGTAGCAGCATATTAGTTGCACATTTGAACATGATGTTATTTTACTGTCAATATTAAGAAacgtatatagaatagaatataatagaaagtgctttattgatccctgggggaaattcagctgatgtatatgcatatacatcaGTCTAATAAACTATAACAAAGAAGTAGAAAATATTTGGTTGGTATCTGGGTTTTTTTGTGCACATTTTTAATTGAGTAGTGTGAAATTTCACCTTCAATAAAAAAAGGTGAAGACCTGAGCGAAACATGCTCTATGGCCTGTGGGTTCAGAGCAAAGACTTGCAGATTTAGGTGCAAGACCATGTTGAATAATGTAAGCTTTAGATGTATCAAATTGCAGCAGGACACCGTGCGCATGTTAGAACATAGTAGTGTGCAAAAGCCTTAGGTCACTGCTCTTGtagttttattatttaaaatatattgttATAGCACATATCTTTAGGGATGGTACCTTTCACATATGAACCCATACAGTACTAATTCTCTGTACCCTTGGAATCCATACCGGTACTCAATGATACTAATATTTGGTACTTCATTGTGTCTCGGTGTGTTCATAGATGTAAATTgtataatattaaaatatatttttatcagtaaactgataatgataactgtttttacatcttgttttcttacgcctctgagtctcatttgcatgcattatatagtagactttgcatgcagttccaATCCCAATACATTAGATAGCAGTAGTGTATAGAATGCAATGTGTAGTAGTCTTTGcctttaagttgaatgtgccagtcttgtcttttgttgagccctaaaaagtgtttatacttgTAGTGTATTTCTTACACACCAGTTGTTTGATTgtgacgtgcatcttagttgttttGATGTCCAAATGTGGATGTTTTGAAAGCCACCCCAAATGTACTGTACATgccatatccaatgtaaattagcattgagcttgcacattttaaaaagtgcagcCTTACTGTACTTCTAAGCGCTtcctatcaggcatgcttgctttgttggcatggaaaattgcaatattagctgaaattaattaattatttaaatttgatGGTCAGTTTGCATGGTAAACTCCAATATTCCAGCAAGGATTCAGACCACATATCCATCCATGCAACGTTCTTCTTTTTACTTATTTCATGCAATTTAGAATCTTCTATGAACTAACATTTCTTTGACATGATGTCTTTGGACCCAAAGGGAACAGAATGCTCTGAAGTTTatcaacataatgcctttatgaGTTGTTACCTTTGGGCACTCCAGTCAGTCTGCTGTCTGATATGCGCAAATAGTTCAGTTTGAGTCCTTTGAAGGCACCTGGCTCAAAACCACTGTTCTGGATAGGGTTTGCTCCCATTTCTGCAAAAGAGAGgcaacattttttcaaaatacTCTTTAATCATTTAAAATCCACTGGAATGACAAAGACAAGAATAGTTTTGTTCAGTAATTTTGACCTATGCAGTTCATGTTGACCAGTCCTGAGAAGGCACCAGCTGGCACCTTCCTGATGAGGTTCTCGTGGATCCGAATCTCCACCAAGGAGGCAGGCAGGTTCTTGGGGATAGTGGTCAGGAGATTCTTGGAGAAGTAGAGCTTCTGCATGCTCTTCAACGGGACAAAGGTCCTGGGGTGGACTCTGGAGATGTAGTTGTTCCTCAAAGACAAGCCCTATGAAAAATGAGTCAttgtaataaatgtatttgtcTTCAAATAGCAACACAAGCAAGATGAATAAAGTTCCACATGAAACATTGGAACCTCAAATTACAAACCCCTCATTGtacaaagtttttgtttttaaaaaaacacaaaccgAATAGAAATATGCTTTGTTGTAGAAACCTTGTCTGTGTGTACAAACTTTTCACCTATTGTGTGCCTCcatggcagccattttgtgcctgcAGCACAGCCATTGTGGGCAAACTTATCGATCTCCGTCAGCGGAGAAGTCAGCAGAGCGATGTCGcagttagctactgtgctaattaTTAATTTTTAGGCATTTTACAACAATTTCCAACGTCTGCAAGATCCACGAGTCCaaaaaaagcaatggacaagtGATGTGTATTTTGAAACATTTAGGAACTATCCACaacgttgtcgacactgcctcccAAGCCTCCCACTTTCTTCGGCGGAACACAAGGAAGATAAGAAAACACTGttatgtgtattttatttttctttattcgTAATTATTGTAGCAACCTGGctgttaaggagttttgtgatttcaaaccgagagtgcaccacagggctataGTGacaatgtgtgtgcatgtggcgGCTACATAGAAACAGGACCAGTTCAGCGGTTAttttttggctttgttattaaagtAGAAAGTTGATTCATCACCCCATTGTTacagtttgtttgatatacagtactgtgtagcactttatattgtgttcaaagtgtacaaacctttactGAAATATGGactttgtcgaggctggaacctatTGTTCATATGTATAGTGTTTCTTTTGGGTACATTTGctacaaattgttttatttacaaacACTGTTGAAGAAACAATACATTTCATAAATGGGGGGTCCACTGTACCGAGATCATTACTTCAACGAGGTTTTTCTATATTGCATTTATGTCAAGCTGAATATTGATGCTCCGCAGAGTGAATGCTGTTAAGGAGCTTTTCTGCAAGCTTGTCTACTCCCATTTGGCCTGAGATTTAATTTTTCACACAATTAAATCTCTCATAGCGAGGTGTGGAGGGTGAGAAAAAAAAGTAAAGGATGTAAGTCACTAAGTCTTTTGGGAAGTGGAAGTTCTTAATGATATTTCACACCACCAGTGAAGCCAATCTAAGCTGACTGTATTATACAACCAGGAAAGCTGAAAGTGAATGCAAACATTCAGTGTGATTATCTTACGTATAAATTGGTGAGACCCTTGAAGTCATCCTCTCTAAGCTCGGTGATATGGTTGTTCTGAAGGTCCAGGAACCTAGTGTCAggaggaattttacttggcacctCAGTCAGACCTGGAGACCAATAAAAACACAGAAGGGAACCATACTTCATTAAACACTTCCATGGGTGACTTGTGAACCAACACCCTAAAAGCTGGTTTGTGTTCACTCTGCAGCCACTTTGGAAAATGAGGAGGCAACGTGTGTGTTAAAACCTGTCTCAGGCCTGAGAATTAAACCAATCACGGTGCCACACAATGTCAAATGAGCACTTTGGGCTTCCTAAGCTATTATTTTAATGAGAGGTGGACATAGACACAACCCTGGAGGTCAGTCGCAGACGTCACAGCAGCACATATGTCACAGTCATGGTTTGTCTCAGACTAAGACATacacactcatgcacacacacCAGATGGGGACACCAGATGTTTTCTGTCTGGTTTCCGTTTGACCAAAGTCACAGAGGCGGCAATTTAAAGACTATCAGCGTAAAGCTCTCGCAAAATCAAAAGGAGATGGCATAAGCTCACAGTAGgcagtgtgtttgtatgtgtagaGGAAAGCTGGCACCAAGGAGAATTACCTTTTTGGGCTTCTTTAGAAAAATGAAGTGCAAAGAAATTGTGAAAATGTGCAGTTAACGATGTGAGTGACAGCCATGGCTTTCAAGGGAGCACTTAACACGGCAGGTACGGAATTCAAATTTTCAACTGAAGATATCCAAATCAACGGATTTCCTTTTGATTTAGaaataattattttgtttttattgatcGCCACAAGGTAAAATCTCTTTATGCTCTATGAATAAATGCTCTATATTTTCAAATGCTTACACACTCATCAAGACAAAGACTGCACACACCCgctcattgttttgttttgtgatgattgcttgcaaaaaaaaaatcatgccttATTAGTGAGGTGTGCATAGTCCATATTGAAGTCCCGCTTAAGTTCCCAAAACGTATTCAACAATTACACCTGAGCCTCACTATTAAGTCATTTGAGTAGAACAACATGTTAGTTAGTCCTGATTATTAGCCACATCACAGAGCCATGTATCAAATGCGGTCAGTTGCTAAAACTGACCACAAAAATCAAATCCAGACCAGAGTGGACCTCATCTGGACCACGAGCATGATGCAAGCGGGTCATCTAAGCTGCAAAGTGCCAGCTGTCCAACTGGGATTCAGCGTGCCACCAACCACATCTACCGGTCCGAGCTGTCCAGCAGAGTTAAGTTTAGATACGGCTCTGGCTTTACTGAGCCACACCCTCTGTGTCACCACACGGGATCGAACTCAGTCCAGTTTCGGTTCAAATCCCATGCAGGCTTTATAGAAGCATGGCAAGATGCGTGGCAGCCTATCTCATTCAGTAATGCATCTGCAGGGATCAAAGTTAGTATCCTGAGCATTGTGCTGTATATTAAAACATTCCAGACTGGTTATGACCTATATGGTCCTCTGGGAGCAAAGCATCCATGCCAGAGGAGCTTTGAGCATATATGATACCACCTGGATGAACCTTAAATGCGGAATGTAGTATCAAAGCTGATAGACCTTATGAacaaagttgaaaaaaaatatacactGATAAAATGAATCTTCAAGCACCCTAAAACCCCACACTGCAGTTTTTCACCTACAAAGCCACAAAGCTTAAAGCCGTTACCACAGACCGACAAAACTAGCACCCTCTGCAACCCCACAACCCCTTCACACAAATACTTAACATCATGCGGAGATGCACACTGAGAGGAGACAGACGACGCCACCGAATACACATCTGTTCCAAATAACCATCCAGGAAATTATATGCTTCCACATTTACCCTCTGCAGAAACACCAGGGTTCCACAGTAAATACAGAGGGTTCACAAAGTGATGAATAAACAAAACCATTATGTTGAAACACGCTCAATGGAGAAAGTCAAAGATTTTCAAACCTGTAAATGTGGCAGATGTGGCAAATTTAAAACTTGATTTTGAAAACTTTGATTTGAAAATAAATGACTCTTActttaacaataataatcataacgTTAACTTtcatattaaaggggaactgcccgtTTTGGGATTGTTTTGCTTCtgccattcacaatccctatgtgagatagGAACACATTTTCGTCTTTTttctgcattctaaattgtaaaataagGCTCGTGCTAGacggctaacaatgtag
It encodes the following:
- the bgnb gene encoding biglycan b, yielding MQSCCSFLLLLCIAQLLSPSTALPFEQKGFWDFALDSLDSIDMMAMMKDEEEGSAIGEVPRPDLPVCPFGCHCRLHVVQCSDLGLTEVPSKIPPDTRFLDLQNNHITELREDDFKGLTNLYGLSLRNNYISRVHPRTFVPLKSMQKLYFSKNLLTTIPKNLPASLVEIRIHENLIRKVPAGAFSGLVNMNCIEMGANPIQNSGFEPGAFKGLKLNYLRISDSRLTGVPKDLPESLHELHLDHNEIQAVELEDLKRYKNLFRLGLSFNHIRNIESGSLAYVSRLRELHLDNNRLSNVPKGLPDMKYLQVVYLHSNNIGKVKMDDFCPKALGTKRAFYNGISLFGNPVNYWEVQPATFRCASNRNAIQFGNYKK